The genome window tgtcccctcgtgtttgccatcctcatccgaggaaaaagactctcactatccaccctatctaaccctctgattatcttgtatgtctctattaagtcacctctcctcctccttctctctaacgaaaacaaccccaagtccctcagcctttcctcgaaagactctccttccataccaggcaacatcctagtaaatctcctctgcaccttttccaaagcttccccatccttcctataatgcggtgaccagaactgcacgcaatactccaggtgcggcctcaccagagttttgtacagctgcatcatgacctcgtggctccgaaactcgatccccctactaataaaggctaacacaccatatgccttcttaacagccctattaacctgggtagcaactttcagggatttatgtacctggataccaagatctctctgctcatctacactaccaagaatcttcccattagcccagtactctgcattgctgttactccttccaaagtgaatcacctcacacttctccgcattaaactccatttgccatctctcagcccagctctgcagcctatctatgtccctctgtaccctacaacacccttcgacactatccacaactccaccgaccttcgtgtcatccgcaaatttactaacccacccttctacaccctcatccaggtcgtttataaaaatgacaaacagcagtggccccaaaacagaaccttgcggtacaccactagtaactaaactccaggatgaacatttgccatcaaccaccaccctctgtcttctttcagctagccaatttctgatccaaagctctaaatcaccttcaaccccatacttccgtattttctgcaatagcctaccgtggggaaccttatcaaacgccttactgaaatccatatacaccacatccacggctttaccctcatccacctgtttggtcatcttctcgaaaaactcaataaggtttgtgaggcacgacctacctttcacaaaaccgtgctgactatcgcaaatgaacttattcttttcaagatgattataaatcctgtctcttataaccttttccaacattttacccacaaccgaagtaaggctcacaggtctataattaccagggctgtctctactccccttcttgaacaggggacaacatttgctatcctccagtcttccggcactactcctgtcgacaatgacgacataaagatcaaggacaaaggctctgcaatctcctccctggcttcccagagaatcctaggataaatcccatctggcccaggggactgatctattttcactctttccaaaattgctaacacctcctccttgtgaatctcaatcccatctagcctcgtaggctgtatctcagtaatctcctcgacaacattttctttttctactgtaaatactgacgaaaaatattcatttaacgcttcccctatctcctctgattccgcacacaacttcccactactatccttgattggccctgttctaactcttatcattcgtttattcctgatatacctatagaaagccttagggttttctttgatcctatccgccaatgacttctcgtgtcctctccttgctcttcttagccctccctttagatccttcctggctagcttgtaactctcaagcttcTCCAAACTCACATCTTttcacatttttttttcttttctagtTACCTGCTGAAGGATTACAAGTTTTAATAACTGCATGGAAATCATTTCTAACTTCACTGTTTGCTTATTCTTTGATCAACCTGTCTTTCATTCTTATAGCATCTTGTATCATTTTCAGAATTACAATTAGTTCCTCCTGTTAGCTTGCTCAGTTGCAATGAAAAAAGACCTAATTTTTTCAAGCCTTTATTAATAATGTCACTCACTTGGCAAATGTTTAGGGATCTTCACTCTATCTTTTGTGTGGCTGCAGTACTGAGATTGCATTAAAAACTTTTTTCCTTTATACGTCCTGTCCCATCCCATGCAATGTGACACAATTTTCTCTCCTTTTGGCCTTGAAGAAAGCCATAATAATCCTGAAAAAAAACCTATTCAAGATGGGACCAAAACTTGGGAGCTATTGAAATGAATGAAAACTCCATTCCCCCATTCAACTCGGGTCTTTTTCAGGAAAGTTGACACCCAAAGCATTTGAACAAATTATTTTTATGAATGAAAGATGGAATGGATTTTACGACAGCAGATGCTTTATTTTCCAAAGCATTTAAAGCCATTAGTTGCTTCTTTGTGCCATTAGTCAACCTCTGTATGCCAGAGCTTTATTTGTTGGGTTCTTTGCCTCCCAAACTGCTTTAGTCAGTTCAGCTATCACTTTTTGATTTTCAAATTCCTCGCCTCTGTCCTCAaatgttgtttctctctctctcacttttttttTTGCACTTTTATTACTGTTAAACCTCAATTGCACCACTGTTCTCACTCCACTCCATATCCTCATTCTGTTGGAATGGATTCCCCCATCATTTGTGACAAAAGCTCATTCACAGAATCTTCAAGCTGTTGAAATCCTTAGCTCCCCATCTCTTCCTTTCCTCCGACACTAGCTTTGAATCGCTACTttctaatttaacctgctctctatTCTTCAAACCTTGGTGGTGCTTGCAGTATGGGCCTTTCACTTGACATTCATTTATAAATGCAATATTTTTATATCTCATTATCAGTGACCAAGCCAAATAAAGGGGAAAACTAAGAGCTGGAACTATCCTTTCAGACTAAGATCCATTAACTTGTCCCTTCACTTCAGAGGTGACTGACCTGTGGACTGCCAGCATTTTGTGAAAATTTTAAAATCCTTATCTTTGTTTCCAAAtctgtccatggtctcacccctctcaATCTCTGGAATCTCCTTTAGCCCCACAACTcttcgagatatctgcactcctctaattttagCCGAtccagcattcccaattttaatcactccaccattggtgactgcgtCTTCTGggtccgaagctctggaattccatccctaaacctcgctGCACCTCGACCTCTCTTTCCTCCATAAAGGCtctcctcaaaacctatctctttcaccaagcttttcgtcatctgCCCGAACATCATTTTATGTGgtctggtgtcaaattttgatttatGATGCTGCCGTGAACACCTTGAATGTTTTATTATATTCAAGGCACCGTGGACACAGGAATTAAGAATTTTGAagaaatcaattgttaatttgtgCCCCACCGAAGTTGTTTGCAAGGACTTGAAATGTGAGCTTTCATCACAATAGTATTTAACTGATGCCTGGATATTGATGAAGTGATCGGGTTGCCTCACAGAGACAATTTCATCAGACTGTCCATAAGTCTGCTCGAAGCGATCCTGACATAAACAAtgtaccccaccatttaaaaacaaTCGTAATTATTGAGTGCTTTCTATCTGCCTGTCCTGCAAGTGCGAGTAAGGTCATGGATAGCAATGTTTTTTGTTAATTTACAGCACGAAGTGGCTCTCCATTGATTTATCTGTCTCAAAGCAGACATGTTATCAGATAACAGGAGGAGATGCAGGGTTTGGACACATTGACTCGGCATCCCAAGGTCACCATGAGAAAAATGCAGTTTTCTCTCGTGTTTGTCATGGTCACTGAACATTTAAAAAGTAACAAATCAGCGTCAATATTTACGCAACCAGCCACCAACAACAGATCTGACCCTTGAATGAAATCGGTCCTTACCTAACGGCAGAGCTACAAAGAATGGGAGCCAGCAGAGTACGAAGCCTCCCACGACTATTCCTAATGTCTTGGCGGCTTTCTTCTCTCTCGAAAACTTGAGGAGTAAGACTGAGAAATGAGTTCTCAATTGAGTGCCTTTGTTCCTGGAGTTGAGCTCAGAAAGTCGAGGTGAACTATCCGCCTGTGTATTTTTGCGGTGGATACGCAATGTCACTTCGTCCGCgtgtgacctctctctcttcttGCCAGCTTTCAAACTTTTGGTTTCTCTCTTGGCCACGATGTAGACTCTGCAGTACATTATGAGGATGATGGTTAAAGGGACATAGAATGACCCAAAGGCTGAAAATAGGACATAACCGGGTTCTTCTGTAATTTTGCAGATGGTTTCGTCTTCTGGGGCGGGCTCTTTCCAGCCAAACAATGGTCCAACTGATATAACCAGGGCCAGCATCCAAACCGCTACTAGAGTTAGTAGCCCCCTCTTCTCAGTCATAATGCTCGGGTGTCTCAATGGATAACTGACTCCGATATACCTGTCTATGGATATTACGCACAGGCTCATGATGGAGGCGGTGGAGCAAAGGACATCCATTGCTGCCCAAATATTGCAGAAGATCCGACCAAATGCCCAATGCCCAAGAATTTCCAAGGTGGCAGAGAATGGCAGCACGGTGCAGCTCAGGAGCAGATCGGCAATGGCGAGATTGATGATGAAATAATTGGTGACCGTCTGGAGGTTCCTGTGACAGGCCACGGATAGGATCACCAGAATATTGCCCAGAATTGCGAACAGGATGAAAAAACCAAGCACAATGCCGAGAGCGACAGCTCTAGTCACATTCAGGGGATAGTAACTGCAAGTGGAGCAATTCAGAATCAGGACTGATGTCTTATTTTCAGAAAGGAATCCCATTTTACTTCCCTTTTTGTTTGCCAACAAGCTTGAAGATTGGCGCGATCCGAAATGTTCCAGTGACCGAATCAACCCGCACTGTTCAGTTCGACACTTCAACTGAGGACTTGTTGCACACTGAGGAATGATGCTCCCCACTGCTCCTCCCTGTTGTTCAAGATCCAAATGGCGAGGAGCTTCCTTCTGCCTTGGGGCGAGAAATCTTCAGGTCCCGTTTCCAGCTTCTCTCTCCTGTCAGGAAGGGAAGAACACACGACAGTGACATGAATTCGCACTTTGCTCTTCGTGAACCAGGAGTTGATAAGCGGACGTCAAGGCTGCAGAATTTTAAACTTCCAGCCAAGACTGAATGTGAGAAACCCTCTCCCCCTCAAATACAACAGACTGTTTGACCTCCACCCACCGACTTGTCAGTTTCGATTGAATTTCACATGTATTTGCCGTGATGTGATCGTCCTGGATGGGTTGAGTCAGTTTAGAAGAGGCACATTCTGAAGATTGGCTCACGGATGGGTAGGAAATGACCGCAGTGACTCCACAGGGGCGTGGGAGAAAGCGAAGAGCCTTGAATAATGTTGAGCAGCGAACAAATCGGGGA of Heterodontus francisci isolate sHetFra1 chromosome 47, sHetFra1.hap1, whole genome shotgun sequence contains these proteins:
- the adra1aa gene encoding adrenoceptor alpha 1Aa isoform X2 — translated: MGFLSENKTSVLILNCSTCSYYPLNVTRAVALGIVLGFFILFAILGNILVILSVACHRNLQTVTNYFIINLAIADLLLSCTVLPFSATLEILGHWAFGRIFCNIWAAMDVLCSTASIMSLCVISIDRYIGVSYPLRHPSIMTEKRGLLTLVAVWMLALVISVGPLFGWKEPAPEDETICKITEEPGYVLFSAFGSFYVPLTIILIMYCRVYIVAKRETKSLKAGKKRERSHADEVTLRIHRKNTQADSSPRLSELNSRNKGTQLRTHFSVLLLKFSREKKAAKTLGIVVGGFVLCWLPFFVALPLACKKVTSPAALPPHS
- the adra1aa gene encoding adrenoceptor alpha 1Aa isoform X1, which codes for MGFLSENKTSVLILNCSTCSYYPLNVTRAVALGIVLGFFILFAILGNILVILSVACHRNLQTVTNYFIINLAIADLLLSCTVLPFSATLEILGHWAFGRIFCNIWAAMDVLCSTASIMSLCVISIDRYIGVSYPLRHPSIMTEKRGLLTLVAVWMLALVISVGPLFGWKEPAPEDETICKITEEPGYVLFSAFGSFYVPLTIILIMYCRVYIVAKRETKSLKAGKKRERSHADEVTLRIHRKNTQADSSPRLSELNSRNKGTQLRTHFSVLLLKFSREKKAAKTLGIVVGGFVLCWLPFFVALPLGSFFPAYKPPEIIFKIAFWLGYFNSCINPIIYPSSNQEFKKAFQNILKGQCRYRKQACIKSHLSYSTDSSDVAEGQKNVVRIPVGSKEAFFKITKSDGVCEWKLLSTLPDHRTKNNCKPFNGRDRTILHSCCTDANGADCDTYSAPSLKLHAYSVGDYGDAV